From a single Phocoena sinus isolate mPhoSin1 chromosome 1, mPhoSin1.pri, whole genome shotgun sequence genomic region:
- the TMEM240 gene encoding transmembrane protein 240 isoform X2: MSMSANTMIFMILGASIVMAIACLMDMNALLDRFHNYILPHLRGEDRVCHCNCGRHHVHYVIPYDGDQSVVDASENYFVTDNVTKQEIDLMLGLLLGFCISWFLVWMDGVLHCAVRAWRAGRRYDGSWTWLPKLCSLRELGRRPHRPFEEAAGNMVHVKQKLYHNGHPSPRHL; the protein is encoded by the exons ATGTCCATGAGCGCCAACACCATGATCTTCATGATTCTGGGGGCGTCGATCGTGATG GCCATCGCGTGCTTGATGGACATGAACGCGCTGCTGGACCGATTCCACAACTACATCCTCCCGCACCTGCGGGGCGAGGACCGCGTCTGCCACTGCAACTGTGGCCG GCACCACGTCCACTACGTGATCCCGTACGACGGGGACCAGTCTGTGGTGGACGCCTCCGAGAACTACTTCGTGACAGACAACGTCACCAAGCAGGAGATCGACCTCATGCTGGGGCTGCTGCTCGGCTTCTGCATCAGCTGGTTCCTGGTGTGGATGGACGGCGTCCTGCACTGCGCCGTGCGTGCCTGGAGGGCCGGCCGGCGCTACG ACGGCTCGTGGACCTGGCTGCCCAAGCTGTGCAGCCTGCGGGAGCTGGGCCGGCGGCCACACAGGCCGTTCGAGGAGGCGGCCGGGAACATGGTGCATGTGAAGCAGAAACTCTACCACAACGGTCACCCGAGCCCGCGGCACCTCTGA
- the TMEM240 gene encoding transmembrane protein 240 isoform X1 yields the protein MSMSANTMIFMILGASIVMVSGGASRAPAPRTRSRLRARAPPPPPAPCLPARAACAPPSPARRPPPGGAGPASRSSALTGHGLFQAIACLMDMNALLDRFHNYILPHLRGEDRVCHCNCGRHHVHYVIPYDGDQSVVDASENYFVTDNVTKQEIDLMLGLLLGFCISWFLVWMDGVLHCAVRAWRAGRRYDGSWTWLPKLCSLRELGRRPHRPFEEAAGNMVHVKQKLYHNGHPSPRHL from the exons ATGTCCATGAGCGCCAACACCATGATCTTCATGATTCTGGGGGCGTCGATCGTGATGGTGAGCGGAGGGGCTTCCCGCGCGCCCGCTCCCCGCACCCGCTCCCGCCTCCGCGCCCGCGCGCCGCCTCCCCCTCCCGCGCCTTGTTTACCGGCCCGGGCGGCCTGCGCTCCCCCATCCCCAGCGCGTCGGCCCCCGCCGGGGGGCGCCGGCCCAGCCTCTCGCTCCTCGGCGCTGACCGGTCATGGGCTCTTCCAGGCCATCGCGTGCTTGATGGACATGAACGCGCTGCTGGACCGATTCCACAACTACATCCTCCCGCACCTGCGGGGCGAGGACCGCGTCTGCCACTGCAACTGTGGCCG GCACCACGTCCACTACGTGATCCCGTACGACGGGGACCAGTCTGTGGTGGACGCCTCCGAGAACTACTTCGTGACAGACAACGTCACCAAGCAGGAGATCGACCTCATGCTGGGGCTGCTGCTCGGCTTCTGCATCAGCTGGTTCCTGGTGTGGATGGACGGCGTCCTGCACTGCGCCGTGCGTGCCTGGAGGGCCGGCCGGCGCTACG ACGGCTCGTGGACCTGGCTGCCCAAGCTGTGCAGCCTGCGGGAGCTGGGCCGGCGGCCACACAGGCCGTTCGAGGAGGCGGCCGGGAACATGGTGCATGTGAAGCAGAAACTCTACCACAACGGTCACCCGAGCCCGCGGCACCTCTGA